A genomic segment from Nicotiana sylvestris chromosome 1, ASM39365v2, whole genome shotgun sequence encodes:
- the LOC104214301 gene encoding uncharacterized protein: protein MPHSRVASDALGVFTILLVSILVLFGLFCILYLVYLHTRIYGQGYIQLGYFNGPWIIRITFILFAIWWGFGEVVRLNLFRGDGRLLNALSFKWQETVCKCYIVSSLGFAEPCLYLTVVFLLRASLQKSGTLGQKWNGKTAGYILLFCLPVFALQLILITAGPQFKKDYISKLPHYFTSPVKRSTNDQDVALCTYPLLNTFCLGLFAIILTSYLFWLGRRILHLVINRSLQKRVYMLVVSVSAFFPIRVLLLGLTVKTQPEYLPFQALAFVGFVSFFCCIGLGIFMLVFMPVWDSLALKKSSERDIEARRRLSDEQNDTVSLIANLGGSMVSSPGRNSATSTKRGSISFRTTDKDETTSGAFVELSVFSPSQHSSPPGSPQLLGWPMLPPSQAQGPL, encoded by the coding sequence ATGCCCCATTCGAGAGTTGCTAGTGATGCACTAGGTGTATTTACTATTTTGCTTGTTTCTATTTTGGTACTTTTTGGGTTGTTCTGCATCTTGTACTTGGTCTACCTTCACACGAGGATTTACGGGCAAGGTTATATTCAGCTTGGCTATTTTAATGGTCCTTGGATTATCCGTATTACGTTTATATTGTTTGCAATTTGGTGGGGTTTTGGGGAGGTTGTTCGGCTCAACTTGTTCAGAGGCGACGGGAGATTGTTGAATGCTCTTAGCTTCAAATGGCAGGAAACTGTTTGCAAGTGTTACATTGTTTCGAGCTTAGGTTTTGCAGAACCTTGCCTTTACCTTACGGTCGTGTTTCTCCTTCGGGCGTCCTTACAGAAGTCGGGAACTTTAGGCCAGAAATGGAATGGCAAAACAGCTGGATATATACTTCTCTTTTGCCTACCGGTTTTTGCTCTACAGCTCATACTTATTACGGCTGGACCGCAATTTAAGAAGGATTACATTAGCAAATTGCCGCATTATTTCACTAGTCCAGTTAAGCGATCTACGAATGATCAGGATGTTGCCCTCTGCACTTACCCTCTGTTGAATACTTTCTGCCTTGGTCTTTTTGCcatcatactgacttcttatttATTCTGGCTTGGTAGAAGAATCCTGCATTTGGTTATCAATAGGAGTCTGCAAAAGAGAGTATACATGCTAGTGGTATCAGTTTCTGCTTTCTTTCCTATAAGGGTTCTATTGCTTGGTTTAACTGTTAAAACTCAGCCAGAATATTTACCTTTTCAAGCTCTTGCATTTGTGGGTTTTGTTTCCTTCTTTTGTTGTATTGGGTTGGGCATCTTCATGCTCGTTTTCATGCCCGTGTGGGATTCTTTAGCATTGAAGAAGAGCTCAGAGAGGGATATAGAGGCTAGGAGAAGGTTAAGTGATGAACAAAATGATACTGTTTCTCTAATTGCTAACCTTGGAGGAAGTATGGTCAGCAGTCCTGGGAGAAATTCAGCTACCTCAACGAAGCGAGGATCCATCTCCTTTCGAACAACGGACAAGGATGAAACTACTTCAGGGGCCTTTGTGGAATTAAGTGTATTCTCTCCTAGTCAGCATTCATCCCCTCCTGGCTCACCTCAACTTCTTGGCTGGCCTATGCTACCACCCTCACAAGCTCAAGGTCCCTTATAG
- the LOC138874174 gene encoding uncharacterized protein — protein sequence MKVYIDGMLVKSTQTGDHFQHLSDTFEILCKYNMKLNPEKGVFGMASALKKQNQFEWTDECQQALKDLKSYLSNLPLLSKSKDGERLLIYLVMSKEAYPYLKKLALALIMSSGKLRPYFQYYLISVITAFPLRNILHKHELLGRLAKSAIELSEYDIIYQPRTAIKLQVLANFVANFNTNLVPETEKELLVYTRANLWTWTLFTDGSSNVKGARLGIILILPSGEIIRQAIKYYPITNNETEYEVVIVGLELARELGIKQIVIKSDSQLVVNQMHGTYVARETRMQQYLKKVQELLRQFQTWKVVQIPKEENA from the exons ATGAAAGTCTACATAGACGGTATGTTGGTCAAGTCAACACAGACAGGGGATCATTTTCAACACTTGTCAGACACCTTTGAGATTCTCTGCAAGTATAATATGAAGTTAAACCCGGAAAAAGGTGTTTTTGGCATGGCTTCAG CGCTGAAAAAACAAAATCAGTTTGAATGGACTGACGAGTGCCAACAAGCTCTTAAGGACCTAAAGTCATATCTATCAAATCTGCCTTTGTTATCCAAATCAAAAGACGGTGAAAGATTGCTCATTTACCTCGTTATGTCAAAAGAAGCG TATCCATACCTTAAAAAGCTTGCTTTAGCATTAATTATGTCATCTGGGAAGTTACGACCTTACTTTCAATATTATCTTATTTCTGTTATAACTGCTTTTCCCCTAAGAAACATACTGCATAAACATGAATTATTAGGTAGATTAGCGAAATCGGCAATCGAACTTAGTGAGTATGATATCATATATCAGCCTAGAACTGCAATAAAATTGCAGGTGTTAGCAAATTTTGTAGCGAATTTTAACACGAATTTAGTTCCTGAGACAGAGAAGGAACTACTGGTGTATACCAGAGCTAATCTGTGGACTTGGACTCTATTTACTGATGGTTCCTCAAATGTTAAAGGAGCACGTTTAGGAATTATTTTAATTCTACCTTCAGGTGAAATCATAAGACAAGCAATAAAATATTATCCAATCACTAACAATGAGACAGAGTATGAAGTTGTGATTGTAGGCTtggaattggcacgagaacttggTATCAAACAAATAGTGATCAAAAGTGACTCGCAGCTGGTGGTTAATCAAATGCATGGGACTTACGTAGCAAGAGAGACACGAATGCAGCAATACCTAAAAAAGGTACAAGAATTGCTCAGACAATTTCAGACATGGAAAGTCGTACAAATACCCAAGGAGGAAAATGCATAA
- the LOC138874175 gene encoding uncharacterized protein, producing the protein MKILEESKGKWPEVLPGVLWAYRTTTKTSTGKTPFSLVYKAEVLLSVEIGEPSMRYMHATEEANGEELRVNLDFLEERKEVPFIRMTAQKQMIERYYNRKANLRYFKIEDFVLKKVFWSTKAANAGKLHPNWEGPYRV; encoded by the coding sequence ATGAAGATATTAGAAGAATCAAAAGGCAAATGGCCCGAGGTATTACCAGGGGTGCTATGGGCTTACCGCACAACAACAAAAACTAGTACGGGTAAGACTCCATTTTCACTTGTATACAAAGCAGAAGTTTTACTTTCAGTGGAGATAGGTGAACCAAGTATGAGGTACATGCATGCCACTGAAGAGGCAAATGGGGAAGAGCTACGAGTAAATTTGGATTTTCTAGAAGAAAGGAAGGAAGTACCATTTATTCGAATGACAGCTCAAAAACAAAtgattgaacgatattacaacagGAAAGCAAATTTGAGGTACTTCAAAATTGAGGACTTCGTCCTCAAAAAGGTGTTCTGGTCAACAAAAGCGGCAAATGCAGGAAAATTGCATCCAAATTGGGAAGGCCCATATAGGGTTTGA